From one Culex quinquefasciatus strain JHB chromosome 3, VPISU_Cqui_1.0_pri_paternal, whole genome shotgun sequence genomic stretch:
- the LOC6036948 gene encoding odorant receptor 67d, with protein sequence MNINSAATHRYQQVSHEPPAHANITMESAGGKPPNAGTSLQEFRNSFETVRKVTYMVGIDPFTMESDLNVRFFGSTMFMALIYALCFYTGWELRDAEGYRILEMAMILVLNAQGTNKMWIGFVHKSRYCQLFQSSEQIYESFDGDARNRPILRNLVAKMNLLLKWIVIVYASSGLLIVVLVALYAIVAREKFLALTIIVPFVNHTSLTGYLIVYLTHMAMAAFCANGYLASDTAFIVTVVPIIAYANSLQNEIRNFNLLLQAPERDEALIAEKLLRICQLHQMIDEFEQEAIAHFKGGCLVQVALQAGTLLLTIFLAYICGYVQALSIFMALIFQLTQYCALGTIVTAKNDQMINDIYEIGWHRLDKPQQQMVAFMLHRAQNAKELSVGGVAPLNLVTYVQIMKTTYSFLAMLITLFG encoded by the exons ATGAACATAAACTCAGCTGCAACCCATCGTTACCAACAAGTCTCCCACGAACCTCCAGCTCATGCGAATATCACAATGGAATCCGCAGGTGGCAAACCTCCCAACGCTGGTACATCGCTGCAAGAGTTCCGCAATTCGTTCGAAACGGTTCGCAAAGTTACGTACATGGTAGGTATCGATCCGTTCACCATGGAATCGGACCTAAATGTTCGCTTCTTTGGATCCACGATGTTCATGGCGTTGATCTACGCGCTTTGCTTCTACACTGGCTGGGAACTGCGAGATGCGGAAGGGTACCGAATCTTGGAAATGGCAATGATTCTCGTTTTAAACGCGCAAGGTACCAACAAGATGTGGATTGGATTTGTGCACAAATCTCGGTATTGCCAACTGTTTCAGAGTTCGGAACAGATCTACGAAAGTTTCGATGGCGATGCAAGAAATCGTCCCATTTTGAGAAATCTCGTTGCCAAGATGAATCTTCTCCTAAAGTGGATCGTGATCGTTTACGCCAGTTCGGGACTGCTAATCGTGGTTCTGGTCGCACTCTACGCAATCGTAGCGAGAGAAAAGTTTCTCGCTCTAACAATCATTGTTCCATTTGTGAACCATACGTCGTTAACAGGGTACTTGATCGTTTACTTAACCCACATGGCAATGGCTGCTTTCTGCGCGAATGGATATCTGGCCTCGGATACCGCATTCATAGTTACCGTCGTCCCGATCATTGCCTATGCCAACTCGCTCCAGAATGAGATTCGGAATTTCAACCTGCTGCTCCAGGCGCCGGAAAGAGATGAGGCTCTCATCGCGGAAAAGCTTCTGCGGATCTGCCAACTGCACCAGATGATAGACGAGTTCGAGCAGGAAGCCATCGCACACTTCAAAGGTGGCTGTCTGGTGCAGGTCGCACTACAAGCTGGCACCTTGCTTCTGACAATCTTCTTAGCCTACATTTGTGGCTATGTTCAAGCGTTGAGTATTTTCATGGCATTGATCTTTCAACTGACTCAATATTGCGCACTGGGAACGATCGTTACTGCAAAG AACGATCAAATGATTAACGACATTTACGAAATCGGATGGCACAGGCTGGATAAACCGCAACAGCAAATGGTAGCTTTCATGTTGCATCGAGCTCAAAACGCCAAGGAATTGTCCGTGGGAGGGGTGGCACCACTGAACTTGGTCACCTATGTGCAG attatgAAAACTACGTACTCATTTCTTGCCATGTTGATAACACTTTTTGGTTAG